The genomic window ATCTACAAAAAATTATATTGTTTTAACAACATCATTCACTAATTCTAAAACAGCTGCAAATTGTTCTTCTTTATTTAAGTAAGAATTATCAATTTCTATTGCATCATCAGCAATTACCAAAGGAGAATCTTCGCGGTGTGTATCCATATAATCTCTATCTACAACATTTTTTAGAACTTCTTCATAAGAAACATTATCACCCTTTTGCTGTAACTCATCAAAACGTCTTTGAGCACGAGTTTCAGCACTTGCTGTCATGAAGATTTTAAGTTCCGCATTAGGAAAAACTACAGTACCAATATCACGACCGTCCATTACAATGGCTTTGTTTTTTCCCATTTCCTGCTGTTGCTCTACCAACTTGGCACGAACTTCAGAAACTGCCGCCACAGTACTAACAAAATTAGAAACTTCAATAGTTCTAATTTGTTTCTCCACATTTTCTCCATTTAGATACATTTCTGCAAAACCTAATTCAGCATTAAATTTAAATTCAAGTTTAATATCTGTTAATGCTTCAATCAAAGCTTCTTTTTTAAAAAAATCAGCTCCAATCAAATTATGCCGCATAGCAAAATACGCAACAGCACGATACATCGCTCCTGTATCTACGTAAACATATTCTAGCTCTTTTGCCAATTGTTTTGCAAGAGTACTTTTTCCCGTAGATGAAAATCCGTCGATAGCAATGGTAATTTTTTTCAATTTTTTATTTTTAAATTTTTATTCTTTTAAAGCTTTTTTCTTCTAATAATAAATACTCATTAAAATATCCGATTTGGAACCATCAATTAATCGAGCTATTCTTTCAAAGTATTTCTTATTAACCATAGGACAGCCATGGCTATTGCAAATGTAGCCATCTTTCTCTTCATATGGAACATCATAATAGTAATGAAAAACAATATCTCGTTTGAAAGCATTATTATTTGTCTCATCTAACCCATACAACCTATATGCCTTTCCAAACTTTCCGTAATAATGATTTCCGATAGAATATCTTCCTAATGAAGTGCTTAATGAATTTGGAATGTTGCTAAAGCGAAGTTTTCCTTCTTTGCCGGTTTCAGAACCAGAACCGTGTGCAACCAAACCTTTGTCTATAATTTTATCTGCTTTTAAATCATAAACAAAAAAGCGATTCTTACCCGAAGAAATCTTCATATCTATAAAAAAAGCAATTTTATCATTGTATTTCGTATTCGCATGAATTAGCTTTTTAATATCGGCAACATGAGTTTCAACTCTTTTATAGTCAGAAGCTAGCAAATCAACTTTATTTTTATCCGAAACTATAAAATACCCTACTAAAATCACAAGAGCAAAAAGACATATGATAATTACTTTTTTCATGAAATGATTATTATAGATTTTTTTTCCTCTTACTAAAAAGAAAGTTTTGATTCTGTAAAAAAACTTACTCCCATAAATAAGACCAAATAGAATAGTTTTATGTAATTATTGAAAATTTAATGTTAAACCAAAAAGGTTTGTATTAGCCGCCAATGTATATCTTGAATATGAATAATTAAACTTTAACTTATTCATTCTTAAACCAAAACCTAATGAGACACCCGAAAAATTACGCTGTTCCTCTACTCGCAACTCTTCTCCTCTTCTAAAATTATAGCCTACACGAAAATTAAATGCTTTTTTAGGAAAAAGTTCCACACCAAAAGCAACGTGCCTCAAAGCATTGTTTACAAAAGAAACCTTTTCTTGGCTTGTAGATCCATCAATGTTGGTTTCTCCGCGATTGGGATTAGAAAAAGAGATATTCCATTGCTGAAGGTTTTCTAACGAAAGATGCCAGCGAATTGGTACATGCTCCAATTCTTGTGAAATACCAGCAACGATTTCAAACGGAAGATTTTCTTTAATTCCTGAATAAGTTGTAAACTGTGTTCCCATATTTCTAAACACAAGAGCAAAGTTCAAATCATTCATTTCATTTACATACAAGAAACCCAAGTCAACAGCGCCACCAATTGAATTATAACTTTCAAGAGACGATGTTATCAGTTTAGCAGTTGCTCCAATGTAAAAATCGGTGTAAGGAACATTGTAGGCATACCCAAGCGATAATGCACCTTCACTTCCTGTAAAATTAGAAGTTGCCTGACCATTCTCGTCATAACCTTCAAAAGTGCCATAATTTACATAAGTTACTCCGGCATAAAAAGTCTGAACATGTCTATCGTAAGTATACGCATAAGATGCGGTACCATAAGAAGCCTCGCCGTAATAACTTCCGTAATTTAACGCCAAATGATTGTCCATGTCCGCGTTTATTAAAGCGGGATTCGACATGGCCTGATTAACGTCTTCGTCATATATCGTAATTATATCTCCCCCTAATGCGGCCTGTCTTGGTGAAGTGGTGAGACTTAAAAATTGATAGGTGTAGCGCCCTCCTACTTGTCCGAAAGAATACGAACAAATTAAGAATACAAAAAATAAAACAACTTTTTTAAGCATTTGTTTTTGGCGCACCTATTTTGGGAATAACGCAACTGCAAATATAAAATTATATACCTCTTAAAATAAAACTATGCACTAAATAAATTCCAATAAAAAAATTCCAAACTCCAATAGGAAAATTGGAATTTGGAATTTAAATATTTAAAATTCTAATTGATGTTTATTTCAAATCTTTTGCGTTTTTAACTTTTTGATCAGTCAAAGCGATTGCTAGAACTTCACTCATTTCTTTTACATAATGAAAAGAAAGACCTTCTAAGTATTCAGCTTTTATTTCATCAATATCACTTTTGTTTTCGTGGCAAAGAATAATTTCTTTAATCCCAGCTCTTTTGGCAGCTAAGATTTTCTCTTTGATTCCGCCAACTGGAAGTACTTTTCCTCGTAAAGTGATTTCTCCTGTCATCGCCAGACTTTTCTTCACTTTTCTCTGAGTTAAAAGAGAAACCAATGAAGTAAGCATTGCAATACCAGCACTTGGCCCATCCTTTGGAGTTGCTCCTTCTGGCACGTGTAAGTGAATGTTATATTTTTGAAATAATTCTGTACTAATGCCCAATTTCTTAGCGTTTGCTTTTATGTATTCTAAAGCAATTGTAGCAGATTCTTTCATTACAGTTCCAAGATTTCCTGTAATAGTCAACGAACCTTTTCCTTCAGAAATCAAAGATTCAATAAACAGAATATCTCCTCCAACACTTGTCCAAGCTAAACCAGTTACCACACCAGCAACATCATTGTTTTCGTATTTATCACGCTCTAATCTTGGTACCCCTAAAATTGCTACAACATCTTCATCTGTAACTTTTTTGTTGTACTCTTCTTCCATTGCAACAGATTTTGCTGCATTTCTGATAACTTGAGCAATCTTAGTTTCTAAGTTACGAACACCAGATTCTCTTGTATAACCTTCAATGATTTTTTCTAATTGTTTTTTGCCAATAGTCAAATCTTTTGCAGTTAAACCGTGAGCTTCCAGTTGTTTCGTAAATAAATGTCTTTTAGCAATTTCAACTTTTTCTTCAATGGTATAACCTGACATTTTAATCACTTCCATTCTGTCACGTAAAGCAGGCTGAATCGCTGACATATTATTTGAAGTCGCAATAAACATTACTTTAGATAAATCATACCCCATTTCAAGGAAGTTATCGTAGAAAGCATTGTTTTGCTCTGGATCTAAAACCTCTAATAAAGCAGAAGATGGATCACCACTATTTCCGTTTGAAAGTTTATCAATCTCATCTAGGATAAACACAGGATTTGATGTTCCTGCCTTTTTCAAGCTCTGAATGATACGTCCTGGCATCGCTCCGATATACGTTTTTCTATGACCGCGAATTTCCGCTTCATCACGTAAACCTCCTAAAGAAATACGAACATATTCACGGCCTAATGCTTCTGCCACAGAACGCCCAATAGAAGTTTTACCAACTCCTGGAGGCCCAGTTAAACATATAATTGGTGATTTCATGTCATTTCGCAATTTCAAAACTGCCAAATGCTCAATCATTCTTTTCTTAACTTCATCAAGTCCAAAATGATCTTTATCTAAAACTTTTTGTGCATGCTTTAAATCGAATTTATCTTTAGAATATTCGCCCCAAGGCAATTCTAAAAACAACTCTAAGTAATTTCTTTGAATTCCAAAATCAGGAGATTGCGGATTCATACGACGCATTTTAGACAATTCCTTTTCAAAATGTTTCTGAGTTTTCTCATCCCATTTTTTAGTTTTCGCCTTCTGCCCCATTTCGTCCATTTCCTCTTCCTGAGAAACACCACCCAATTCTTCCTGAATGGTTTTCATTTGCTGGTGAAGGAAATATTCTCTTTGCTGCTGATCTAAATCAAAACGAACTTTTGACTGAATGTCATTCTTCAATTCTAATTTTTGAAGTTCAACATTCATATAACGCAAAGTCTCCAAAGCGCGTTCTTTTAATCCATTTATCGATAAAAGACCTTGTTTTTCTTTTACAGATAAATTCATGTTAGAAGAAACGAAGTTGATTAAAAATGACTGGCTTTCAATATTTTTAATCGCAAAAGTAGCTTCAGAAGGAATATTTGGACTTTCTTTTATAATTTGAATTGCCAATTCTTTTACTGAATCTAAAATCGCTGTAAACTCAGTATCATTTTCATCTGGACGGTCTTCGGCAACTTCTTTAATTGTTGCTGTCATATAAGGCTCTTCAGCAACAACTTCGTCAATTTCGAAGCGTTTTTTACCTTGAAGAATAATCGTAACGTTTCCGTCAGGCATTTTAAGCACACGCAAAATACGCGCTACAGTTCCTACTTTATGAATATCATCTTTTGATGGATCTTCGTCTTCTTCGTTAATTTGAGATACAACTCCAATGATTTTACCACCAGCATTAGCATCATTAATTAGTTTGATAGACTTATCTCTTCCAGCAGAAATTGGAATAACAACTCCTGGAAACAATACAGTATTACGTAAAGGTAGAATTGGAAGTGAAACAGGAAGTTCTTCATTATTCATTTCCTCCTCGTCTTCTGGCGTCAACAATGGAATTAATTCTGCCTCTGAGTCAAATTCTTGAAGTGACAGATTGTCAATAGTAAGTATTTTATGGTTTGACATAATAAAATATAAGTCTTTTTGTCATTAAAATTGTTATGCTATCTGTAAAAAGAGTATTGCTTATTGAAGTTTTTACTGAAAACGTGTTTCGATTTTCAATTACAAGATAGGGCATAAAAATAGACAATCATTATGCCAAAAGCAAAAGAAGTCAGTTCTAAAAATTATATTTTCATTTTCTGACTAATGAAATTAAAAAAAAATAAAATTAATTTTATAAAAGTGTAACAAACAAAAAAAAGTAAAGTCATTACTAAAAACCAAAAGCCACTACTTGAGTATAAACAACCAAAATATCGAAGAACTGATTGCGCTTTGCAAAAGCAATAATCAAAAAGCGCAATTTGAAATATACAATCGCTATTGTAAGGCGATGTATAACGTGGCTTTTCGTATTGTAAAAGATGAACATTTTGCACACGACGTCATGCAGGAAGGTTTCTTAAAGGCTTTTACAAAAATCAATGACTATAAACAAGAAGTGGCTTTTGGAGCATGGTTAAAAAAAATAATCATCAATTATAGCATCGATTTTTACAAGAAAAACAACTCATTTCACGTAGAAGACTTAAGTAAACAGCTTTATAAAATCGAAGAAAACGACGGAATTATTTCTGAAAACATTGACTTAAACTCTCTAAAAGTAAAACAGGTTTTAGATACTATTCTGCAGCTGAAAGATAATTACAGAATGGTGCTGACACTTTTTTATATAGAAGGTTATGATCAAGAAGAGATCTGCGAAATTTTAAACATCACATACGCAAATTGCAGAACGACTTTGAGCAGAGCCAAAGATAGTTTGAGAAAAAATTTGGAAGAGATATAAAATGAATTGGAATTATGAAAAATGAAAAAGACAACTTAGAAGAATTATTTAACAGATTTGAAAACCAATGGGATATTCAGGAGTTAAATCCGGATCATCAGATGGATTTTCTTCAAAAACTAAACAAAAAAGAGCCTAAGAAACGATATTGGTTCGTAACTGCTATTGCCGCTTCGATTGTATTGATGCTTGGAATATCTCTTTTTTATAAAAATGAAAAACCAAAAGAATTCAAATTTGCTTCTAAAGAAACTAAACGTACCGATTCTATTTTTAATATTCTAATTGATAATGAACTGGTTAAGCTGAAAGAGAAAAATTCGCCAGAAAATCAGCAGATTATTGATGATGCAATGAAACAGATGAAAACTTTCGATGCTGATTATCAAAAAATCATCAATGAATTGCAAAAAAATGGAGAAAACAAACAGATTATTTATGCAATGATCAGCAATCTCCAAACGCGTATTTCTTTCTTACAAACCGTTTTGAAAAGAATTGAAGACAATGAAAAACTAAAAAACACCTCTAATGAAAAAACACTATAATTTACTAATCTTACTTCTTTTGATTCCTTTCTTAGGATTTTCAAATGATGACACTTATATAACGAAACAAAAAAACATTAAAAAAACCTATATCGTAAATTCGAACGCTGGAATCGATATTGACAACAAATACGGAAGCATCACTGTAACTACTTGGGATGAAGATAAAATTGATCTTGACATTACAATAAAAGTTAATGGTCCGAACGAAAATTGGGTAAATGAACGCTTGAACAACATTGATGTAAATATCACTGCTCTTAAAAGTTTGGTGACAGCTGTAACATCGCTAGGAAGTTCTAATGTTAAGAGTAAAGGAAGTAATAATAGTTTTGAAATCAACTATGTGATTAAAATTCCAAAAAACGGAACAATTAAACTAGCTAATAAATATGGAAATATTTCGATTCCGAGTGCAGAATCTTCTACAGATATTGAGTGTAAATATGGCAAAGTTACTTTAGGAAAATTAAGCGGAACTAATAATCAAGTATCAATTCAATACTGCCAAAATTCAAGTATTGATTACATAAAAGGAGGAAATATCGACGCTAGATATTCTGGGTTGAAAATTAATGATTCTGGAAATCTTAATATCAATGCAAACTATACAGATGTCAATCTAAATGACGGTCAAAATATTAAAGCTGACTGTAATTATGGCACGTTTAAATTTCAAAAAATCAATTCTTTAAGTGGTTCTGGAAATTACATGACTTTTATTATTGGAGAAGTATCAAGTAACTTTAGCTATGATACCAATTACAGTAAAATCAGTATCGGAACTGTGACTGAAAAAGCTGGAAATATTAGCATAAACTCAGGATATACAGACATTACAATCGGTTATGTTCCAAACTACGCTTTTGATTTTGATATTTCAGCAAAATATTCAAATATCAAACATGACAATTCTTTAGAAGTTTCTGTTTCTGAAGTCAAAAGCAACAGCAAAAGAATCGCAGGATTTTACAAGAAAAAAGGCCAGAATAAAATCAATATCAATTCGAACTATGGAAATATTTCACTAACAAAAAATTAATCATCTAAAAATCAAAACAATGAAAAAGTCAATTTTACTATTCGCGCTAGCTGCATTTTTTACAAATAGCATAGTTAGTGCACAAAACAAAGTACAAGGTAATGGAAAAGTAGTTACCGAAACAAGATCTACTGGAGATTACGACGGCATTAAAATAGCAGGTTCTTTTGATGTGGATTTAGTGTCTGGAAAAGAGGGAAAAATTACCCTTAAAGGAGAAGAAAATTTATTGGCTGTTATCAAAGTTGAAGTTGAAGATAATTCACTAAAAATTTATGTGGAAAAAGGAACTCAAATACGTACAAGTGCAGGTAAAATTCAAGTTACAGTTCCTTTTGAGAAAATTTCAGAATTAAGTTTAGCTGGTTCAGGAGATATTAAGTCAAAAGATGTAATTAAAAATGATAATCTTGCAGTAAAATTGTCTGGTTCAGGAAATTTTAATCTGCCAGTTGACACAAATAACTTAGAATTACATGTAAGCGGATCTGGAAATATTAATTTGAAAGGAACTGCAGACAAACTTACAACCAAACTTTCTGGTTCTGGTGACATTGACGCTTCGAGCTTAAAATCTAAAGTTGTAGAAGCAAATGTTTCTGGATCAGGAAATAGTAAAGTAACTTGTGCCGAAAGCATAACCGCTAGAGTTGCAGGTTCTGGAAATATAAAATATATAGGAAATCCAGAAAAAAGAGATGTAAAAGTTTCTGGATCTGGAACTATTACAAAAGGTTAATTTTCTAAAAAAATATCACGAATTACAAAATAATCATCAATCAAACAATCAATTGCAATTCGTGATATTTGTTATCACAAAAGGCGTTTCATTAATTTGAAACGTCTTTTCTATGTACTCTTCTTAAAAGGAAAATTGACGTTACAAAGAATATTGCTAAAATTACAATCGCCGCACGTGGGCTGCCTGTAATCTGATCAATGATTCCGTAAACACACATTCCGATTACGATTCCGATTTTTTCTGCTACATCATAAAAACTAAAAAATGATGCCGTATCTTCTGTTTCAGGCAATAATTTTGAATATGTCGAACGAGATAATGCTTGAATTCCTCCCATAACAAACCCAGCAACTGTTGCCATTACATAAAAATGCGTTGGCAATGTTATAAAGTAGGCTAAAGCACAGAAAACTGCCCAAATCGCGTTGATAAAAATCAAAGTTGGAACGTTGCCAAACTTTTCAGAAGCTCTTGAAGTTAAAACCGCACCCACAACAGCTACTAATTGAATTATTAAAATACAAATAATCAAACCAATCGTACTTTGCTCTTTTGTTTCCCATTGAATTTCTTGAGCTCCAAAATAAGTTGCTACAAGCATTACAGTCTGAACAGCCATACTAGAAACAAAAAAACCTCCTAAATAACGTTTTAATGGAATATTCTCCTGCAGTAAACCCCAAACCTTTCTTAACTCTTTAAAACCGTTAAACACAACAGATTTTGTTAATTTCTGCCCTGTTTCTTTACTTCCTTTTGGCAAATAATAATAAGTGTATTGGCTGAATAAAATCCACCAAACTCCAACCATTACAAAAGAATAGCGCATTGCTTTCATTGCAGCTTCCCCTTCAGTGCCTGATATTCCGAAGATTTTTGGTTTCATTATCATTGCTAAATTGATGATTAACAAAATAACACTTCCTATATATCCTAAAGAATACCCTTTTGCACTTATTCTGTCTTGCTGTTCTTCAAAAGCAATATCTGGCAAGTATGAATTATAAAAAACCAAACTTCCCCAGTACCCTAATAATCCAAGGAAATAGAATGCTAATCCGACATAAATATTTTCAAGATCAAACCAATATAATCCCATGCATGATAAAGCTCCCATGTAACAGAAAAACTTCATAAATGATTTTTTATTCCCCACATAATCGGCAATTCCAGACAATAAAGGAGAAATAAAAGAAACTACTAAAAACGCCGCAGCGGTAATAAAACTAATTAAGGCAGAGTTTTTAAGATGCATTCCAAAAACATCGATATAATGATCACGATCACTGAATAAAGCTTCATAAAAAATTGGAAACACAGCAGAAGCAATCGTCAAAGTATAAACTGAATTGGCCCAGTCATAAAATGCCCAAGCATTTAAAAGCTTCTTATCTCCTTTTTGTAGGTTTTTCATAGAAATGGTTTTGTTAATAGGCTACGAATTTATCCATTTTTTACGATAAACAAATAGAATTTATTCAAATCATACATTATTAAATCATGAAGTGTACTAAAACAAAAAAAGCTACTCTAAAGAATAGCTTTTAAATATATTTTTTATGCATTATTTTATCGTTCCAACTTTAAGCGCAATAGCTTTTGCTTCTGGAATTAAGGCTTTAATATTAGCAATCCTTGTAGCATCAGAAGGGTGCGTACTCATAAATTCAGGTGTAGAAGCCCCTCCAGATTTAGCCGCCATTCTGCTCCAGAAAGCAACAGCATCATCTGGATTGTAACCTGCAATTGCCATCAAAGTCAAACCAATCTTGTCAGCTTCACTTTCATTGCTTCTGCTGAATGGGAGCATAACTCCAACCTCAGAACCAATTCCGTAAGCTTGTGCAAATATCTGCTGTGTTGCTTCAGATTTTCCGCTTGTTGCTGCTCCTAGTGCTGCTCCGCCAATTTGTTGCAATTGTGCTGCAGACATTCTTTGCGCACCGTGATTTGCTAAAGCATGAGAAACTTCATGCCCCATTACCGTTGCCAAACCAGATTCATTTTGCGTAATTGGCAAAATTCCAGAATACACTACAATTTTACCACCAGGAAGACACCAAGCATTTACTTCCTTATTATCGACCAATTTATACTCCCAGCGATAATCTTTTAAGTATTGCGTCTGACCTAAATAATTTAAATATTTTTCTGCAGCTGCCTTGATCTTAAACCCTACTGTTTCCACAAGTTTTGCATCTGCTGTTCCCGTAATAACTTTATTCTCAGTTAAAAACTGGCTGTATTGCTGAAAAGAAGATGGAAACAATTCGCTATTCGAAACAAAATTCAAGTTTTGTTTCCCTGTAATTGGATTTGTT from Flavobacterium sp. KACC 22763 includes these protein-coding regions:
- a CDS encoding RNA polymerase sigma factor, producing the protein MSINNQNIEELIALCKSNNQKAQFEIYNRYCKAMYNVAFRIVKDEHFAHDVMQEGFLKAFTKINDYKQEVAFGAWLKKIIINYSIDFYKKNNSFHVEDLSKQLYKIEENDGIISENIDLNSLKVKQVLDTILQLKDNYRMVLTLFYIEGYDQEEICEILNITYANCRTTLSRAKDSLRKNLEEI
- a CDS encoding murein L,D-transpeptidase catalytic domain-containing protein, which gives rise to MKKVIIICLFALVILVGYFIVSDKNKVDLLASDYKRVETHVADIKKLIHANTKYNDKIAFFIDMKISSGKNRFFVYDLKADKIIDKGLVAHGSGSETGKEGKLRFSNIPNSLSTSLGRYSIGNHYYGKFGKAYRLYGLDETNNNAFKRDIVFHYYYDVPYEEKDGYICNSHGCPMVNKKYFERIARLIDGSKSDILMSIYY
- a CDS encoding head GIN domain-containing protein, which produces MKKSILLFALAAFFTNSIVSAQNKVQGNGKVVTETRSTGDYDGIKIAGSFDVDLVSGKEGKITLKGEENLLAVIKVEVEDNSLKIYVEKGTQIRTSAGKIQVTVPFEKISELSLAGSGDIKSKDVIKNDNLAVKLSGSGNFNLPVDTNNLELHVSGSGNINLKGTADKLTTKLSGSGDIDASSLKSKVVEANVSGSGNSKVTCAESITARVAGSGNIKYIGNPEKRDVKVSGSGTITKG
- a CDS encoding M48 family metallopeptidase → MKKYVFLGVFGALMMGCATNPITGKQNLNFVSNSELFPSSFQQYSQFLTENKVITGTADAKLVETVGFKIKAAAEKYLNYLGQTQYLKDYRWEYKLVDNKEVNAWCLPGGKIVVYSGILPITQNESGLATVMGHEVSHALANHGAQRMSAAQLQQIGGAALGAATSGKSEATQQIFAQAYGIGSEVGVMLPFSRSNESEADKIGLTLMAIAGYNPDDAVAFWSRMAAKSGGASTPEFMSTHPSDATRIANIKALIPEAKAIALKVGTIK
- the lon gene encoding endopeptidase La; this translates as MSNHKILTIDNLSLQEFDSEAELIPLLTPEDEEEMNNEELPVSLPILPLRNTVLFPGVVIPISAGRDKSIKLINDANAGGKIIGVVSQINEEDEDPSKDDIHKVGTVARILRVLKMPDGNVTIILQGKKRFEIDEVVAEEPYMTATIKEVAEDRPDENDTEFTAILDSVKELAIQIIKESPNIPSEATFAIKNIESQSFLINFVSSNMNLSVKEKQGLLSINGLKERALETLRYMNVELQKLELKNDIQSKVRFDLDQQQREYFLHQQMKTIQEELGGVSQEEEMDEMGQKAKTKKWDEKTQKHFEKELSKMRRMNPQSPDFGIQRNYLELFLELPWGEYSKDKFDLKHAQKVLDKDHFGLDEVKKRMIEHLAVLKLRNDMKSPIICLTGPPGVGKTSIGRSVAEALGREYVRISLGGLRDEAEIRGHRKTYIGAMPGRIIQSLKKAGTSNPVFILDEIDKLSNGNSGDPSSALLEVLDPEQNNAFYDNFLEMGYDLSKVMFIATSNNMSAIQPALRDRMEVIKMSGYTIEEKVEIAKRHLFTKQLEAHGLTAKDLTIGKKQLEKIIEGYTRESGVRNLETKIAQVIRNAAKSVAMEEEYNKKVTDEDVVAILGVPRLERDKYENNDVAGVVTGLAWTSVGGDILFIESLISEGKGSLTITGNLGTVMKESATIALEYIKANAKKLGISTELFQKYNIHLHVPEGATPKDGPSAGIAMLTSLVSLLTQRKVKKSLAMTGEITLRGKVLPVGGIKEKILAAKRAGIKEIILCHENKSDIDEIKAEYLEGLSFHYVKEMSEVLAIALTDQKVKNAKDLK
- the cmk gene encoding (d)CMP kinase, with translation MKKITIAIDGFSSTGKSTLAKQLAKELEYVYVDTGAMYRAVAYFAMRHNLIGADFFKKEALIEALTDIKLEFKFNAELGFAEMYLNGENVEKQIRTIEVSNFVSTVAAVSEVRAKLVEQQQEMGKNKAIVMDGRDIGTVVFPNAELKIFMTASAETRAQRRFDELQQKGDNVSYEEVLKNVVDRDYMDTHREDSPLVIADDAIEIDNSYLNKEEQFAAVLELVNDVVKTI
- the porQ gene encoding type IX secretion system protein PorQ, whose translation is MLKKVVLFFVFLICSYSFGQVGGRYTYQFLSLTTSPRQAALGGDIITIYDEDVNQAMSNPALINADMDNHLALNYGSYYGEASYGTASYAYTYDRHVQTFYAGVTYVNYGTFEGYDENGQATSNFTGSEGALSLGYAYNVPYTDFYIGATAKLITSSLESYNSIGGAVDLGFLYVNEMNDLNFALVFRNMGTQFTTYSGIKENLPFEIVAGISQELEHVPIRWHLSLENLQQWNISFSNPNRGETNIDGSTSQEKVSFVNNALRHVAFGVELFPKKAFNFRVGYNFRRGEELRVEEQRNFSGVSLGFGLRMNKLKFNYSYSRYTLAANTNLFGLTLNFQ
- a CDS encoding MFS transporter yields the protein MKNLQKGDKKLLNAWAFYDWANSVYTLTIASAVFPIFYEALFSDRDHYIDVFGMHLKNSALISFITAAAFLVVSFISPLLSGIADYVGNKKSFMKFFCYMGALSCMGLYWFDLENIYVGLAFYFLGLLGYWGSLVFYNSYLPDIAFEEQQDRISAKGYSLGYIGSVILLIINLAMIMKPKIFGISGTEGEAAMKAMRYSFVMVGVWWILFSQYTYYYLPKGSKETGQKLTKSVVFNGFKELRKVWGLLQENIPLKRYLGGFFVSSMAVQTVMLVATYFGAQEIQWETKEQSTIGLIICILIIQLVAVVGAVLTSRASEKFGNVPTLIFINAIWAVFCALAYFITLPTHFYVMATVAGFVMGGIQALSRSTYSKLLPETEDTASFFSFYDVAEKIGIVIGMCVYGIIDQITGSPRAAIVILAIFFVTSIFLLRRVHRKDVSN
- a CDS encoding anti-sigma factor — translated: MKNEKDNLEELFNRFENQWDIQELNPDHQMDFLQKLNKKEPKKRYWFVTAIAASIVLMLGISLFYKNEKPKEFKFASKETKRTDSIFNILIDNELVKLKEKNSPENQQIIDDAMKQMKTFDADYQKIINELQKNGENKQIIYAMISNLQTRISFLQTVLKRIEDNEKLKNTSNEKTL